TTTCACCCACCTACTTATATCATGTCCGTTTAAACACTTATGATATCTGTGGAGGTCGGTAATTGGGAACTTGTACTCTCGCAAGCCGAAGTATTGGTAATTGGTAATTGGTTTTGAGTATTACCTATTACCCATTACCTATTACCTATTACCAAGCAAACCGACTATATCGTAAGTAATTAGCCGAACTTGATATTATATTGATTTACTGAGACTGGCAACTCAACGCCTCAAATTGCTGCCAGCAAAGATACAGGGCACGGGGTACATGAAAACAACCTTTCCATTTGCCGCCTTTGAGATTTAACAGCACTTCTCCACGACGGTTGAGGTAGCCAAACCACTCACCATAGTCGCGATCGCTAAAGTGTGACCAAGCGTAATCATGCATCTTTTGATACCATTCCCAGCACTCGTTACGCCCTGTCAGACGATAGCCCATTGCCAATGCAACCAAAGACTCTAAATGCACCCACCACAGTTTTTGATCCCATTCGAGTTGTTGCGGGGGATGATTATCTGCATCCATAAAATAATACAACCCGCCATATTCACTATCCCAAGCAAAATTGAGGATATTTAGCACTACATCAACGGCTTGATTAATCGTTTTGCGATCGCTTTTACGGTTAGCGATGTCCATAATAAACCACATCGCTTCGATACCATGACCAGGATTAATTAACCTGCCATCAAAACAATCAATGTGCGAACCGTAGAGGCCAACATTTTCATACATCAGTCCCCGTTCCTGGTCGAGAAAATCATTCATCACTTCTTCAACAGTGGCAGTCAGGACGTTTTCAAGGGTTTCACTGGGTAACAGCCACTCCATTTCTAGTGTCAGGTTCGCCAAAATCATCGGCACTGCCAAAGCTTTCATAGGACGCGTACCGGGATAAATCTTGTTATATTTACCCTTTGGGTTATCCTTGCGGCGCAAAACGTTGTTGTAAGCTTGCATCGCCACATCCTTAGCCCATTCTTCACCAGAAGCAAGGGCGTATTGACTAAATGCCATCGCCGCAAAGCAATCAGAAAAGATATTGTAAGGCTGAACCAGTGGCTTACCTTCACAAGTTAGCGCAAAGTACCAGTTGCCATCATCATCTCTGCCATGTTGGGCGAGAAAATTAGCCCCATTGCTAGCAATTTTCAACCAATTTTCTCGTTTTTCTAACTGGTTGCAAAGCATAGAAAAAGTCCACACCTGACGGTTTTGCAGCCAAATAAATTTATCTGTGTCATAAATCTTACCCTCGCGGTCAAGACAAGTGAAGTAGCCGCCTTGCTGCCAGTCGAGTGAGTGTTTTTCCCAAAATGGCAGTACATCATCTAAGAGGGCGTTTTTGTAAAGTTCCGCCAGCGCTTTGAAATCCTGCCCCATAACTTTTTCCCCTTTTGTGCCAAAACTAATAGGACTTACGCAACTGGCATACTAAATAAAGGTTAGGGTTGTCAACAGTCCACAGTCAATAGTTTTCATATCTGACGAAGATGCAGCCCGCCGCAGGCATCGCTAAAAGTTGTCCTTTGCACCATTACCTCGAACATGGAGCGATGGGGCCAGA
Above is a window of Nostoc sp. UHCC 0702 DNA encoding:
- a CDS encoding AGE family epimerase/isomerase gives rise to the protein MGQDFKALAELYKNALLDDVLPFWEKHSLDWQQGGYFTCLDREGKIYDTDKFIWLQNRQVWTFSMLCNQLEKRENWLKIASNGANFLAQHGRDDDGNWYFALTCEGKPLVQPYNIFSDCFAAMAFSQYALASGEEWAKDVAMQAYNNVLRRKDNPKGKYNKIYPGTRPMKALAVPMILANLTLEMEWLLPSETLENVLTATVEEVMNDFLDQERGLMYENVGLYGSHIDCFDGRLINPGHGIEAMWFIMDIANRKSDRKTINQAVDVVLNILNFAWDSEYGGLYYFMDADNHPPQQLEWDQKLWWVHLESLVALAMGYRLTGRNECWEWYQKMHDYAWSHFSDRDYGEWFGYLNRRGEVLLNLKGGKWKGCFHVPRALYLCWQQFEALSCQSQ